In Oreochromis aureus strain Israel breed Guangdong linkage group 17, ZZ_aureus, whole genome shotgun sequence, the genomic stretch GTGGCTGGTCAGTGTATAGTGGGGGAAATAAATGCAATGCTTAATTTGCAATCTCAAACtgcattttgaaaaaaacaagtttttttttaagtcacacGTATCCAGGTTATTAAAGTGATTGATATGTGAGAATGTAATGGATAGTGATACAATTTTACTATGTAAGTAAAggtaaaatattatatttatttttccatcacaTTTACAGATGGACAAAAGTTAAAGCACACTCACCACATATGGTGAAAATCCAGGTCCTGTAGTTCACTACATTTTACATGTGTAGTAGGATATGTGCACTGTAGGTACTGCTGGTCACATATTGTAATGTAAGCAGTAGTATACATACTGtaaatatttgtcttttatttttttgtatacaTACAGTTTGTGATATAAAAGAATTCTAGATTAGTAGATTCAGAGGAAACTCAGTGAACAACCAGGAAAACTACAGAAAACGCACCAAAACTAGAAGCAAAACTACAACAATACTCGGACTAGTACTTCTACACTGTCTGTGTTTAGTCAACATGGAGATAAGCACCAACTCAACAGGCGAGGTAAGATTTTCTGAATAttagagacttttttttcttaaagtgtTTAGGACAGTCCAGTATTCTTTGATTGGTTCATCTTATCTCTGTACAAATACAATTGTGTgattggataaaaaaaaaaaaagttaccagGGAGGGCCAAGATGAAAGAAAGGTGGGATGAGTTTTAATGACCCATACTGGTAGCCTCATACTCAGCCTGAAGGCCATTAGATCTACCTACACTTTAACaaaggggtggggaactccaggcctcaaggaccggtatcctgcaggttttatttgtccttgatccaacacagctgatttaaatggctaaattaccccCTCAACATaccttgaagttctccagaggcctggtaatgaactaatcctttgattcaggtgtgttgacccaggttTGTGAATAGTATATAGTTCTTGTTGAGAATAATTCACCTTAGTGTTAAGTGACTGTCTTTAGTGAATCAAAACATATGCATTTTGcatgtgttgcatgtgtattttttttgtctttcagtcacTGAACAAGTGCAGCCTGATTTTGCATCCCAGCATGATGGACATGCTCCCAGCAGCATGCTGCACACCCTGCACCATGCCCCTCTGGATAGCCAGGAGCTGGCTGCAGAAAATGCTGCTCTGAAGCAGCAGCTCACCCAGTGTAAGGAAGAAAGACAGATGCTGTTGAGAACCAGAAAGAAATCGAATTTTATGAAGAGGAGGGGAagagaacaaagaaagaaatggagaTTAGGTGTTGGAAGAAAACACTGCGCCACCAGCAAACCATCttgatattttgtattttaccaCAGATTAACAATTTCATACAGCAAATGTTTTGCACTTCATCAAAGTTAAACTACAAGCCTCGAAGTAGTTTGACTTATAAAAGTATGTGACCTTATTGATTTAATTTACTGCCAGATATTGGCTGTAATAAATCCTGAACAAGAACACCCAGTGAGCATAAATCACCATGATGTGAAAGGGAATTACTTTGATGTTTTATGCTGATCTCAGTGTTGTTAATATTGAAAAATAGTATATCGTTTTAAAAGGTCAAACAAAGAAAGTGCTCATAGTGCCCAATGATGAATATATTGGTTTTGAGACGATCCTATGGAAACTAAAGCTTTCTAATTCATGtgaccctgacctttgacctgtgacTTTGATGCATTACTTAATAAAATggtgtattttttaatatttattcatataattGGAGCCAAATTTAGCGGGCATTTGTGGCTTCTATAAGCTGAGAAACTTGAGATTTTAATATATGTTCATCCACTTTGTAATTTTGTTATGGCGTCATTGTAATGTTGTAGGTTGTCATGTTGAAAAAGGTCTAGGCCTAGTGTATTGTTGCAATGTTTAAGGACGCTATATAAAGAAATTGTGGGTAATATAAAGTCTtcactaatttttatatttgGTGTGATCTTCAAGCCAAATCTGAAAATGATATATTGAAAACCTTAAATACCAGAcaccccctccacacacacacacacacacacacactgttttctCTAGCTTCAGCTCACAGGCTGCTGCCTTGATTATTTCCTATTACATTTTAGGTTTATCTTTTCCTTTCACTGCTTTCAAGGTGATTTCCAGGTGACCAAGAATTAAGGTACCAAACCCTGATGCCCCCTCCATCATGGTTCAACCTGAGGATTTGTTGGCCTTTTCCCTCCAAAtacagcttttcttttctttttgctgttaatttttaaaatttgtatttatctatTTTCCACATTGTCTGTTTGTGCTCTTGAATTTTGAAAATGTGTACAGTTTGCCTTGGATCTTGAGGCAAATAAGGCATGATTCACAAATATCAGTCTGTCTTAAACAGCAGACCATTAGTAAAGTGATGCTAAAAACATCTGATTCTAGGTGGATTTTTTGAGAAGTCTGCATCTTTCTTAACCGCTCATCCctagctgtccctctgatgtaggGTAGACCAGGGTTAGTTGTCACACTTTTTACTCCTGCATGAATTGTTGATCAttgaaacattttaacatgacaGTATATGGTATGGGACTGATTGTCCCTATAGTTATTAATGGGGTTTCAAGCCTTTTGTAAATCTTCCCTTTCCGTTGCTTTGGAAGAGGTTtttaaactcatccaccttCACCACCTCTGCTCCTTGCAGTTTCACTCTTACACCTGTCTCCCACTCGTTCAAGATATTAAATACAAATAGGATAACTTTATAACTAATAGCTTCTGTTATTAGTTAATTCgggctgtgtttgtctttttgtgaTTGTGTGTCTGTCAAAATTAGACCTTAGTTTAAGCCATTAATGCCTTATTTCAACTCTACGTGAATGAAAATCGTAAAACAAGATGGGCAGCGCCCCCAGTTGGCCATATTAATATCACGTTTCAATATTTATGACCTGAAACAAACTGTGATTTTCTAAGAATAAAGCGCAATCTTCTACTTTGGTCTTacagaaaatgaacaaataattAATTGTGTCTGCATTAATATATAATaagaatataataatattttatttttactattgAAATTTGAGCAGCTTTGTTGCGTATATAGAATGTACCGGAAGTGCACCCTACAACTTCCGTTGAAATACAAATCATGCAGCGCCGCATTTGTCATTCACTTTAGCGTGGTATGAATTTCTTAAATTCcctgtgttttgtatttgtcttGTGGTTGTATTCGTGTTTGCGTCAAATGTTGTTACTTTTAACAATGAGAAGGGGCACATAAAGTGTAACCAAACCTCTaattcagcactgtttttaCTTGTAAGCTAGCTAACTTTAGCTAGCCCTTCCTGTTAGTATGCCGGGCTAACTAAACTATGCTATGGTACCCGTAGTCGCGAGCCAAGTACAGCTGTTACGGTCACACGGTTTTATTCCTTGCCGAGCCAGAGAACAGTTATTTCTTTCTGCTTTCTCTCAGCCTGATCAGTGGGATAAAACCATGTTCACTCCGCCGAAGGAGGGGATGCCCAGTATGATAGACAGGGCGCTGAGGATGAGGAGGGAGGAGCAGGCTCGTCAGGTGGTCCTTGCCTGGGCTGTTCTCAACGTATCTCTTGCTGGCATGATTTACACTGAAATGTAAGTTACATACATCAATGTTAAATAACGCTGCGTGCTTGACGGTGTGGTTATGTACTcgtctggttttattttttacttttctgtcAGGTCAGGCAAGCTGCTGAGCCGATACTACAACATTACCTACTGGCCTATCTGGTATATCGGTGAGGCCCCACTACACTACTGCACAAACAGCAACGCAGACCTAATATACCGTATTATGCTACATATCAGAATTGTGTTTTGCTTGTCTGTTCAGAATAAGTCCCTATGTATTCTCAGCTGTGCTTGAAGTAACCTTTACAATGTagaaaagtcttgagtcacgcTTCACTTCTTCATGTTTTGCTTCCAAGCaaccagactttcttgtaaggTTATGTGTTCTTGCTATAGTTGTCCTGACTTTCTGAAATtccttcagtttttctttggacattggctgctttgaCAACaactttaaattgtatcttgAGAGACTTGTTTTTCACACTGTATTTCAATTCATTTGCACATGCTTAATGGATTATTGCAcctattttcctagcaaaatatgaagaaatgaggggAATCTTGCACAGTACTATATATAATGCTAAAAAGCATCGTGCCAAGAATACAGGGAAATGTCTTTTAATTTGCCATCTGCGTGTTCACACTCTGCTACagtgttttatttagtttttttcttttacagaatTGGTGCTTGCGTCCCTTTTTAGCCTCAATGCTCTTTTTGACTTCTGGAAGTATTTCAAATACACAATGGCTCCATCCACCATTGCTGTAAGCCCTGAGCAGCATCACCTTCTGGGTCTGAGAAACACAAGTGAGGCACAAATTTATGGTTTATATTTTTCCACAGCTTGTGTCCAATTCTTGCTATGTTCAAGACCCTTTGTGGCAAATAAAGTAGCAGAAAGGAAGCCCCCCCAATCTTTAGATCAACATATGAGCCAgagttgggggttttttgttttgcaggtaTTCAGGCATCTCCACCCCAAAAGCCAGAAAAGAAGGAAGCTCCGGCTCCAGCCCAGTCATCTCCTCTGCAGGGCCAGAGCGTGCTCAGCTTTAGTCCCTCTCGTACAGCCTCCAGCAGCCCCAAGTTCTCCCCCAGCTGTGTTCCTGGATATAGCCCCACACTCAGCAACCCATCCCCAACAAACAGTGCAGGAGGCCCCTTTTCCCCTTCTGTGTCCTTTGGAAAGGTACTTTTAACCAGGAGTGACATGAGtacatgagaaaaaaagaaaactgaatatGACTGACTATAACTCCATTTCCTTTCCATTAACGATTTTCCTTGTTTCAGGTGCTGAACTACAGTCCACCCTCTGGCTCCACTCCTTATCCCACTACAATTGGGTCAGCAGAAGGCTCCAGCTTGAGGGCTCGCTACCGCACACCTCCCTCCGTGTTTAACTCCCCTGGAAGCAAAGAGGACTACATGGAGGATCTGAAAAGTCTGGAGAGGTTCCTGCGAACAGAGGAGGAAAGGAGTCACCGGAGCCAGCTTGGTAGGTAGCTAAACTGAATTGGAgatcagggctcgcaaaatcgctagcccgacgtcccggggctagcgatttttccagtcgggctaccaaaatctatctcagccctgcccgtcgggctatcataggaagggaaaatatatgtcagtgcttttgcattctttcgaaaatgtagctgagtaattatgtggcatcgatgagcctctgccaatatgtgacatattgaaatcgcgtttgaatttgcgcttgttttttgctttcactttcactttgcgattgCGCGAACGgtgtatagagagcggcagcactgattggtgagtgacgattaattgcgcaccagttcctctgacatcgtcttatcactcattagcttactattcaaacctgacaagtgaaatctcccacagcaagcttaaacatgtgagaggttgattgcgcagagaatcgctgaccgttatgtaagtacgtgtgtaaaagcagcaggatttacgccggtattttagttctgctgagccaaataagacaggtcagggtgaagaaggggcagccaaataaaagcctaccacaaaacggaaaagttatgacaaatcagactatgaggcaaaaagaaagctcagcttttttggtttcatggacaaaagaatttctgtggctggaatatgacgagctaaataacatgatgttgtgccaggtgtgttgtgagtttcatttcatttgagtcgacaagcgcctttgtaactgggaccagtaattttaagaaagaccatgagaaatgcaagaaatgcattattgctcagtctgcaatatctttcccagaacaaacagcaattgcaaaaaacatactaaaaaataaaccaagcacaagcagaagtcctgaaaaatctttcaaaagtgtactatgttgcaaagagtgaactaccattgtcaaaatttagcagtctttgcaaacttcaaaaagcaaatggcctagatcttggttccactcacCCCTTACcattgacttcagtggaaatttcagattcaggatctgacacagactgattcatgttctacacagttcttacaagttcatagaaatttttgttcaattaaaaacaagtatttgagttgatgactgtgatttttatacagttgttgtgatttgtattttaacaactttctgattaatttttgtttccgttacaatattatactttaatgtataatattgtaaaggaaacaaaacattaaaaaattgctctcttttttattcgggctacttaaatttattttgggctaccaaaaactgaagagggcctgcccgaagggctaccagagattttgaaattttgcgagccttgGAGATAAAAGTAGAGTAGATCACAGAGGGAATTAAGcgtgaatgaatgaatacaaTTAGGCAGTTGGGTTTATGCTCACAATTGAGTTTTGAACTAGAGCCTTGAAGCATAGCCCCTCTCTTGGACATTGTACAGATCCAAGAGTGGAAAatcctcattatttgaaactttggctATGGTTAGCATAAGCATCGCCCATTCTAACATAGTAGGTCACTTCTGATGTCATGATGGTGTCATTCCCTGTGTAGGAAGTCCAGAGTCTGTGTCTCCAAGCCACAGTCCTACGTTTTGGAACTACAACCGTTCGGTGGGAGATTATGCACAGAGCCTCAGGAAGTTCCTCTACCAGCCTGCATGCCGCTCTCAGGCGCCTTCTGCCC encodes the following:
- the tmem209 gene encoding transmembrane protein 209, which codes for MFTPPKEGMPSMIDRALRMRREEQARQVVLAWAVLNVSLAGMIYTEMSGKLLSRYYNITYWPIWYIELVLASLFSLNALFDFWKYFKYTMAPSTIAVSPEQHHLLGLRNTSIQASPPQKPEKKEAPAPAQSSPLQGQSVLSFSPSRTASSSPKFSPSCVPGYSPTLSNPSPTNSAGGPFSPSVSFGKVLNYSPPSGSTPYPTTIGSAEGSSLRARYRTPPSVFNSPGSKEDYMEDLKSLERFLRTEEERSHRSQLGSPESVSPSHSPTFWNYNRSVGDYAQSLRKFLYQPACRSQAPSAHKDETDLGSKQAAEEVWARITTSRPVLDRIDGWTAKLRNWISDTILVPLVKEIDSVNSLLRRMGCPELQIGEASISSLKQAAVTKASSIPTLNSIVQYLDITPNQEYLVDRIKELAHSGCMSSFRWNGGGDLKNRKWDTDLPTDCAILMHVFCTYLDSRLPPHPKYPDGKTFTSQHFSHTPDKPDVTKENLFCIHQSSTTPPHYQLIYQGHVYSLPKGRNNLFHTILMFLYVIKTKESGMLGRVNLGLSGVNILWIFED